The Primulina eburnea isolate SZY01 unplaced genomic scaffold, ASM2296580v1 ctg55_ERROPOS1863358, whole genome shotgun sequence genome contains a region encoding:
- the LOC140821400 gene encoding CBL-interacting serine/threonine-protein kinase 3-like isoform X2 — protein MSQPKIKRRIGKYEVGRTIGEGTFAKVKFAKNSETGQPVALKILDKDKVLKHKMSEQIRREIATMKLIKHPNVVRLYEVMASKTKIFIVMEFVTGGELFDNIANHGRMKEDDARKYFKQLINAVDYCHSRGVFHRDLKPENLLLDDAGNLKVSDFGLSALSQTVRDDGLLHTTCGTPNYVAPEVLNDRGYDGATADLWSCGVILFVLLAGYLPFDDANLMNLYSKISSAEFTCPSWFSFGAMKLIARILEPNPLKRITIPEILEDEWFKKGYKAPIFDEKEDTNLDDVEAVFKDSEEHLVMEKKEEQPTAMNAFELISMSKGLNLGYLFDAEQEFKRETRFTSKRPANEILKSIEQAAKPLGFDVHKKNYKMRLENIKAGRKGNLNVATEVFQVAPSLHMVEVRKAKGDTLEFHKFYKNLSTCLEDVVWKTEEQMKETN, from the exons ATGAGTCAACCCAAAATTAAGCGCAGAATTGGGAAATATGAAGTTGGAAGGACAATCGGTGAGGGAACATTTGCAAAAGTGAAATTTGCTAAGAATTCTGAGACTGGACAACCAGTGGCTCTGAAGATTCTCGACAAGGATAAGGTCCTGAAGCACAAAATGTCTGAACAG ATTAGGCGGGAAATCGCAACAATGAAATTGATAAAGCATCCCAATGTCGTTCGCTTGTATGAG GTTATGGCGAGCAAGACCAAGATATTTATTGTCATGGAATTTGTTACTGGAGGAGAGCTCTTCGATAATATT GCGAACCATGGACGGATGAAAGAAGATGATgccagaaaatattttaagcagCTCATTAATGCTGTTGATTATTGCCATAGTAGGGGAGTCTTTCACAGAGATTTGAAG CCGGAAAACTTATTACTGGACGATGCTGGGAACCTAAAAGTTTCTGATTTCGGATTAAGTGCTCTATCTCAAACAGTCAGG GATGATGGTTTACTGCATACTACTTGTGGAACTCCAAATTACGTCGCACCTGAG GTCCTCAATGATCGAGGCTACGATGGAGCAACTGCAGACTTGTGGTCGTGTGGAGTCATACTCTTTGTCTTGCTTGCAGGATACCTGCCTTTTGATGATGCAAATCTTATGAACTTGTATTCAAAA ATATCTTCTGCCGAATTCACTTGCCCCTCATGGTTTTCCTTTGGTGCCATGAAATTAATTGCTCGGATTCTTGAACCAAATCCCTTGAAA CGTATTACTATCCCTGAAATATTGGAAGATGAGTGGTTTAAGAAAGGCTACAAAGCACCGATATTTGATGAGAAAGAAGATACAAATTTGGATGATGTTGAAGCTGTTTTTAAGGATTCCGAG GAACATCTTGTGATGGAGAAAAAGGAGGAGCAACCGACGGCAATGAACGCCTTTGAGTTAATCTCCATGTCAAAAGGTCTCAATCTTGGGTATCTATTCGATGCAGAACAG GAATTTAAGAGGGAAACAAGGTTCACATCTAAACGCCCTGCCAATGAGATTTTAAAGTCAATCGAACAAGCAGCAAAACCACTTGGTTTTGACGTTCATAAGAAGAACTACAAG ATGAGGCTTGAAAACATAAAAGCTGGAAGAAAAGGAAACCTTAACGTTGCTACCGAG GTCTTTCAAGTTGCCCCTTCTCTGCATATGGTTGAAGTTAGAAAGGCCAAGGGAGATACCTTGGAGTTCCACAAG TTCTACAAAAATCTGTCTACCTGCCTCGAGGACGTTGTCTGGAAAACCGAAGAGCAGATGAAAGAAACAAATTAG
- the LOC140821400 gene encoding CBL-interacting serine/threonine-protein kinase 3-like isoform X1: MKFLLKTAIAERRTSLRENQLRMSQPKIKRRIGKYEVGRTIGEGTFAKVKFAKNSETGQPVALKILDKDKVLKHKMSEQIRREIATMKLIKHPNVVRLYEVMASKTKIFIVMEFVTGGELFDNIANHGRMKEDDARKYFKQLINAVDYCHSRGVFHRDLKPENLLLDDAGNLKVSDFGLSALSQTVRDDGLLHTTCGTPNYVAPEVLNDRGYDGATADLWSCGVILFVLLAGYLPFDDANLMNLYSKISSAEFTCPSWFSFGAMKLIARILEPNPLKRITIPEILEDEWFKKGYKAPIFDEKEDTNLDDVEAVFKDSEEHLVMEKKEEQPTAMNAFELISMSKGLNLGYLFDAEQEFKRETRFTSKRPANEILKSIEQAAKPLGFDVHKKNYKMRLENIKAGRKGNLNVATEVFQVAPSLHMVEVRKAKGDTLEFHKFYKNLSTCLEDVVWKTEEQMKETN; this comes from the exons AT GAAGTTCTTGTTAAAGACTGCTATCGCTGAGCGCAGAACAAGTCTGCGGGAAAATCAGTTGCGGATGAGTCAACCCAAAATTAAGCGCAGAATTGGGAAATATGAAGTTGGAAGGACAATCGGTGAGGGAACATTTGCAAAAGTGAAATTTGCTAAGAATTCTGAGACTGGACAACCAGTGGCTCTGAAGATTCTCGACAAGGATAAGGTCCTGAAGCACAAAATGTCTGAACAG ATTAGGCGGGAAATCGCAACAATGAAATTGATAAAGCATCCCAATGTCGTTCGCTTGTATGAG GTTATGGCGAGCAAGACCAAGATATTTATTGTCATGGAATTTGTTACTGGAGGAGAGCTCTTCGATAATATT GCGAACCATGGACGGATGAAAGAAGATGATgccagaaaatattttaagcagCTCATTAATGCTGTTGATTATTGCCATAGTAGGGGAGTCTTTCACAGAGATTTGAAG CCGGAAAACTTATTACTGGACGATGCTGGGAACCTAAAAGTTTCTGATTTCGGATTAAGTGCTCTATCTCAAACAGTCAGG GATGATGGTTTACTGCATACTACTTGTGGAACTCCAAATTACGTCGCACCTGAG GTCCTCAATGATCGAGGCTACGATGGAGCAACTGCAGACTTGTGGTCGTGTGGAGTCATACTCTTTGTCTTGCTTGCAGGATACCTGCCTTTTGATGATGCAAATCTTATGAACTTGTATTCAAAA ATATCTTCTGCCGAATTCACTTGCCCCTCATGGTTTTCCTTTGGTGCCATGAAATTAATTGCTCGGATTCTTGAACCAAATCCCTTGAAA CGTATTACTATCCCTGAAATATTGGAAGATGAGTGGTTTAAGAAAGGCTACAAAGCACCGATATTTGATGAGAAAGAAGATACAAATTTGGATGATGTTGAAGCTGTTTTTAAGGATTCCGAG GAACATCTTGTGATGGAGAAAAAGGAGGAGCAACCGACGGCAATGAACGCCTTTGAGTTAATCTCCATGTCAAAAGGTCTCAATCTTGGGTATCTATTCGATGCAGAACAG GAATTTAAGAGGGAAACAAGGTTCACATCTAAACGCCCTGCCAATGAGATTTTAAAGTCAATCGAACAAGCAGCAAAACCACTTGGTTTTGACGTTCATAAGAAGAACTACAAG ATGAGGCTTGAAAACATAAAAGCTGGAAGAAAAGGAAACCTTAACGTTGCTACCGAG GTCTTTCAAGTTGCCCCTTCTCTGCATATGGTTGAAGTTAGAAAGGCCAAGGGAGATACCTTGGAGTTCCACAAG TTCTACAAAAATCTGTCTACCTGCCTCGAGGACGTTGTCTGGAAAACCGAAGAGCAGATGAAAGAAACAAATTAG
- the LOC140821404 gene encoding SNF1-related protein kinase regulatory subunit beta-1-like, with protein MLTCRYILYCDFCVGGTMGNANGREEGCPNGGGDEASGSPVHDPNERMDSFDLTLRFPTHDQRQSRSPLLFSSQAPVDPLPRDNGPSFNPSRQNGYQRAVDHPFEQGMPVVISWSFGGSNVSVEGSWDNWRSRKILQRSGKDHSILLVLPPGIYCYRFIVDGEVKYAPDLPCDSDEMGRRCNLLDVNNYVPENLDSVAEFEAPPSPDSSYSQAFPGDEDFAKDPMLVPPQLQSTVFDSENCKETTSSSKPQHVELNHLFVEKGCLSQSVVALGLTHRFQSKYVTVVLYKPLKR; from the exons ATGCTTACATGTAGATACATACTGTATTGTGATTTTTGTGTTGGCGGAACGATGGGGAATGCGAATGGTAGAGAAGAAGGCTGTCCTAATGGCGGCGGAGATGAGGCGTCTGGGAGTCCGGTACACGATCCGAATGAGCGCATGGATTCGTTTGATTTAACGCTCAGATTTCCTACGCATGATCAGCGTCAGTCTCGATCCCCGCTCTTGTTTTCCTCTCAG GCTCCAGTAGATCCTCTACCAAGGGATAATGGCCCCTCATTCAACCCATCGCGGCAGAATGGATACCAGAGAGCTGTTGATCACCCCTTTGAACAAGGTATGCCAGTTGTAATTAGTTGGAGTTTTGGAGGAAGCAATGTATCCGTGGAAGGGTCTTGGGACAACTGGAGGTCAAG GAAAATACTCCAGAGATCAGGCAAAGACCACTCAATTCTCTTGGTCCTCCCACCAGGTATATACTGTTACAGATTCATTGTGGATGGTGAAGTGAAATATGCTCCAGATCTTCCGTGTGACTCTGATGAGATGGGTCGTCGCTGTAATCTTCTTGATGTCAAT AATTATGTTCCGGAAAACCTTGACAGTGTGGCAGAGTTTGAAGCTCCCCCATCACCGGACTCCAGCTACAGTCAAGCTTTCCCTGGAGATGAAGATTTTGCTAAGGATCCAATGTTGGTTCCACCACAACTCCAATCAACTGTGTTTGACTCTGAAAACTGTAAAGAGACCACTTCTTCGTCGAAACCCCAGCATGTGGAGCTTAACCACCTATTTGTAGAGAAAGGATGTTTGTCTCAGTCTGTTGTTGCTCTAGGTCTGACTCATCGGTTCCAATCCAAGTATGTGACCGTTGTCCTTTATAAACCACTCAAGAGATGA